In Silene latifolia isolate original U9 population chromosome 3, ASM4854445v1, whole genome shotgun sequence, a single window of DNA contains:
- the LOC141649633 gene encoding uncharacterized protein LOC141649633, which produces MTNDAQPSKPSFSPAYSVSNIKNYVPIILVIENVHYASWAELFLNTARDFDVLNHIAPPKDAILKKDDGWDRLDAIVKQWIYSTISIDLLHTILEPGASAQKTWDRLKDIFNDNQNSRTVTLEQQFSNIHMDNYSNVSAYCQALKMIADQLSNVGSPVPETRLVLQLVTHLSEGYDSVATIIQQSDPLPSFYKARSMLTMEEARKAKNSGMSSDNALMAASSDSKPPNTSNNGGNSSNSNNNYKGKGNRHHKSHYRGKNHGGGNYGVACLLPTGMDRAACPYPTAGWTPPAANNGPGILGPRPPQAFFAQPGILGMPPGALVPTDLAAVMQSLNLQQPDDNYYKDTRASSHMNSNNGNLVSYSTLSGNRAIVVGNGNLIPIRGIGHTALPFPNNSLKLSNVLHVPRLIKNLVSVRKFTVDNCVSVEFDPFGFTVNDLKTGTPLLRSNSTGDLYPLLPTHHTATTPTQALTAVSSDVCKSDNSLFIYNKDGQLAYLLLYVDDIILATSSDSHRVNIMSLLQSKFSMTDLGPLNFFLGIAAVRHSEGLFLH; this is translated from the exons ATGACTAACGACGCCCAACCATCAAAACCATCCTTCTCCCCTGCCTATTCTGTTTCAAATATCAAGAATTATGTACCCATCATTCTTGTAATCGAAAACGTGCATTACGCTTCATGGGCCGAGCTTTTCCTAAACACCGCTCGTGACTTTGACGTTCTTAATCATATTGCTCCTCCCAAGGACGCTATTCTTAAGAAGGATGACGGCTGGGATCGTCTTGATGCCATTGTAAAACAATGGATCTATAGCACCATCTCCATCGACCTCTTGCATACAATCCTTGAACCCGGTGCGTCGGCCCAGAAAACTTGGGATCGTCTCAAGGATATCTTCAACGACAATCAAAACTCTCGTACTGTCACTTTGGAACAACAGTTCAGCAATATACACATGGATAACTACTCCAATGTCTCTGCTTATTGTCAGGCATTGAAGATGATTGCTGACCAATTATCCAACGTCGGTTCTCCAGTGCCCGAGACCCGGCTAGTGCTCCAACTTGTGACCCACTTATCTGAGGGTTATGACAGCGTGGCCACTATCATTCAGCAGAGTGACCCGCTCCCGTCGTTCTACAAAGCCCGCTCAATGCTCACCATGGAAGAAGCTCGGAAGGCTAAAAATTCTGGTATGTCCTCTGACAATGCTCTTATGGCTGCCTCTTCTGATTCTAAGCCCCCAAATACATCCAACAATGGTGGTAATTCCTCCAACTCCAATAACAATTACAAGGGGAAGGGGAATCGTCATCATAAAAGTCATTATCGGGGCAAGAATCACGGCGGCGGTAATTATGGCG TGGCCTGCCTCCTCCCAACAGGGATGGACCGCGCCGCATGTCCGTATCCTACTGCTGGTTGGACACCACCAGCTGCTAACAACGGGCCAGGCATTCTCGGCCCACGACCTCCGCAAGCCTTCTTTGCTCAACCCGGCATCCTTGGCATGCCACCAGGAGCATTGGTTCCCACTGATTTGGCCGCAGTGATGCAATCGCTTAACCTGCAACAGCCCGACGACAACTATTATAAGGACACCAGGGCGTCGTCTCACATGAACTCAAACAACGGTAATCTCGTTTCTTATTCTACTTTGAGTGGTAATCGTGCAATTGTAGTCGGTAATGGTAACTTGATTCCAATTCGTGGTATTGGTCACACTGCCCTTCCCTTCCCTAATAATTCTCTTAAACTGAGCAACGTGCTACATGTCCCCCGCCTCATTAAAAATTTAGTTTCGGTCCGCAAATTTACAGTTGATAATTGTGTTTCTGTGGAATTTGACCCGTTTGGTTTTACCGTGAATGATCTCAAGACGGGGACGCCGCTTCTGAGAAGTAATAGCACGGGGGATCTCTATCCTCTTCTTCCTACACATCATACCGCCACTACACCAACTCAAGCCCTTACCGCTGTTTCGTCCGATGTCTG CAAGTCGGATAACTCTTTGTTCATATACAATAAAGATGGTCAGCTTGCTTATCTTCTTTTGTATGTTGATGATATAATTCTTGCCACATCGTCTGATTCTCACCGGGTAAATATTATGTCTCTGCTTCAGTCCAAATTTTCCATGACCGACTTGGGCCCTCTCAATTTCTTCTTAGGAATAGCTGCTGTTCGACACTCCGAGGggttatttttgcattaa